A genomic window from Fibrobacterota bacterium includes:
- a CDS encoding glycosyltransferase family 4 protein gives MRDWRILEGLESWERTVWTGRHPKGSRAPANTIRQDLGVGMFGEFVSRRTWGFLASQRIASVLKVDRSTLLSHSVSPWSPVPANLAHLDRTLIVLHHIAGDELLHRLGPLGPSALRYENRVVREGRFFSLSNRATAARIREVNPNARIELIPIGFDPPDFAPPSDRSGRSTITIAFLGRMDHRMKGLDRLFEAFGKLASKNDAFRLVVAGRSDRSMDAWMSAALSNHPARSKIQIIKNPTDQDKYRILDDADIFCVPSRFEGWCIAAVEAQSRGLPVVATCTDGLQDSVSDGVTGVLVPNDETHAAQDLANAIEGLAADPQRRSQMGRAAIEWAGRFSWQAATRATHAFLDEIRQRRS, from the coding sequence ATGCGCGATTGGCGAATTCTGGAGGGATTGGAAAGCTGGGAGCGTACCGTCTGGACCGGCCGACACCCCAAAGGGTCCCGCGCACCGGCAAACACGATTCGCCAGGATCTCGGCGTCGGGATGTTCGGAGAATTCGTCTCGCGCAGAACTTGGGGATTCCTGGCCAGCCAACGGATCGCCAGCGTGCTCAAGGTGGACCGTTCCACCCTTCTCTCCCATTCCGTTTCTCCCTGGTCCCCCGTCCCCGCCAACCTGGCCCACCTGGACAGGACCTTGATCGTTCTCCACCATATCGCGGGAGACGAACTCCTGCATCGGCTGGGCCCACTTGGGCCCTCGGCCCTGCGCTACGAAAACCGGGTTGTGCGGGAGGGGCGTTTCTTCTCCCTTTCCAACCGCGCCACCGCCGCGCGGATCCGTGAAGTGAATCCCAACGCCCGCATCGAATTGATCCCCATCGGATTCGATCCTCCCGATTTTGCTCCGCCCTCCGACCGCTCGGGGAGATCAACAATCACCATCGCCTTTCTCGGACGCATGGACCACCGGATGAAGGGACTCGATCGCCTGTTCGAGGCTTTCGGAAAACTCGCCTCGAAAAACGACGCGTTTCGGTTGGTGGTCGCGGGTCGATCCGACCGCAGCATGGACGCTTGGATGTCCGCCGCGTTGTCCAACCACCCGGCCCGCTCGAAAATCCAGATCATCAAGAATCCCACCGACCAGGACAAGTACCGGATCCTGGATGACGCGGACATTTTCTGCGTTCCCAGTCGCTTCGAAGGTTGGTGCATCGCCGCCGTGGAAGCCCAATCCAGGGGTCTGCCGGTGGTGGCGACCTGCACCGACGGACTGCAGGATTCCGTTTCCGACGGTGTTACCGGAGTACTCGTTCCCAACGACGAAACGCACGCCGCCCAAGACCTGGCCAATGCCATCGAAGGTTTGGCGGCCGATCCGCAGCGGCGCTCGCAAATGGGCCGAGCCGCCATCGAGTGGGCTGGCCGGTTTTCCTGGCAGGCCGCGACCCGTGCGACCCACGCCTTCCTGGATGAAATCCGTCAGCGCAGGTCCTGA
- a CDS encoding YecH family protein, with protein sequence MPVAESIHGHDVIHMIQESASPWSRAKLLAAVAERFGAEARFHTCSVEGMDATALIDFLESKGKFLPDQAGIVMDPTKVCNHG encoded by the coding sequence ATGCCGGTCGCCGAATCGATTCACGGACACGACGTGATCCACATGATCCAAGAGTCCGCCAGCCCCTGGTCGCGAGCGAAGCTATTGGCGGCCGTCGCCGAGCGATTTGGCGCAGAGGCTCGGTTTCACACCTGCTCGGTGGAAGGCATGGATGCCACGGCCTTGATCGACTTCCTGGAGTCCAAGGGCAAATTTCTGCCCGACCAGGCGGGTATCGTCATGGACCCGACAAAGGTTTGCAATCACGGATGA